A genomic segment from Chitinophaga flava encodes:
- the dnaJ gene encoding molecular chaperone DnaJ: protein MSTKRDYYEILSVAKSASQDEIKKAYRKVAMQFHPDRNPNNKEAEEKFKEAAEAYEVLSDADKRAQYDRFGHAGMNGNRGGFGGGGGMNMDDIFSNFGDIFGNDDIFGSFFGGGGRSSGGGRRGRGTRGSNLRVKIRLTYEEIAKGANKKIKVKKYVPCQHCGGLGAKDKNAFQSCGTCGGSGQVRKVTQTFLGQMQTVTTCPTCHGEGQIITSKCGHCKGEGRMYGEEMVSIDIPAGVQEGMQLSMSGKGNAGERGGAPGDLLILIEEEPHPELQRDGLNVAYDLHISFPDAVYGTQVEVPTIDGKAKIKIPAGTQSGKIFRLKGKGFPSVNSYEKGDQLIQVNVWTPQHLSADEKEMLDKLQSSDNFKPNPEKSEKGFFEKVRDIFS, encoded by the coding sequence ATGTCTACCAAAAGAGATTATTACGAAATACTGAGTGTTGCCAAAAGCGCATCCCAGGATGAAATCAAGAAGGCATACCGTAAGGTGGCCATGCAGTTTCACCCTGACCGCAACCCCAACAATAAGGAGGCGGAAGAAAAGTTCAAGGAAGCTGCCGAAGCTTACGAAGTATTGAGCGATGCTGATAAGCGGGCACAATACGACCGCTTTGGCCATGCCGGCATGAACGGTAACCGTGGCGGCTTCGGAGGCGGTGGTGGTATGAATATGGACGACATATTCTCCAATTTCGGTGACATTTTCGGCAACGATGATATTTTCGGCAGCTTCTTTGGAGGCGGCGGACGTAGCAGCGGCGGTGGCCGCCGTGGTCGCGGTACCCGCGGTTCCAACCTGCGTGTCAAGATCCGTCTGACCTACGAAGAAATAGCCAAAGGCGCCAACAAAAAAATCAAGGTAAAGAAATACGTTCCCTGTCAGCATTGCGGTGGCCTGGGCGCTAAAGATAAAAACGCGTTCCAGTCTTGCGGCACCTGCGGCGGCTCCGGCCAGGTAAGGAAAGTAACACAGACTTTCCTCGGCCAGATGCAAACTGTTACTACCTGTCCTACCTGTCATGGCGAAGGCCAGATCATCACCAGCAAATGCGGCCACTGTAAAGGAGAAGGACGCATGTACGGTGAAGAAATGGTTAGCATCGACATCCCGGCGGGCGTACAGGAAGGCATGCAGCTCAGCATGAGCGGTAAAGGTAACGCCGGCGAAAGAGGCGGCGCTCCCGGTGACCTCCTCATCCTCATCGAAGAAGAACCACACCCTGAACTGCAGCGCGATGGCCTCAACGTAGCCTACGATCTGCACATCTCCTTCCCGGATGCCGTTTACGGTACCCAGGTAGAAGTACCCACCATCGACGGTAAAGCAAAAATCAAAATACCCGCCGGTACACAAAGTGGAAAAATATTCCGCCTCAAAGGCAAAGGATTCCCCTCTGTCAACTCCTACGAAAAAGGTGACCAGCTCATACAGGTAAACGTATGGACGCCACAACACCTGAGCGCGGACGAAAAAGAAATGCTCGATAAATTACAATCATCCGATAACTTCAAACCCAACCCCGAAAAATCCGAAAAAGGATTCTTCGAAAAGGTAAGAGATATATTCAGCTGA
- a CDS encoding class I SAM-dependent methyltransferase — translation MDSKLQMFENRLTKVFRHISKLAKRQNITCYRVYDDDIPEFPFSIEIYEDHVYIAEYHRKHGMEEDAHEAWLDNCLELISKVLNIPPANIWVKQRQRKENRQSQYEKLSIESQEMTVHENGLKFKINLSDYLDTGLFLDHRITRSMVRDEVKDKKVLNLFCYTGSFSVYAAAGGAAEVTSVDLSKTYLAWAEENMRLNGFDPSKHPFVHADVLQYLDSLKLNTFDLVIMDPPTFSNSKRMKEFLDIQRDHAELLNKVLLATKKDGVVYFSNNYRRFVLEADKINASSIKDITNQTLPFDFQQKMIRKCYRLIK, via the coding sequence ATGGATTCCAAACTGCAGATGTTCGAGAACCGGCTTACCAAAGTATTCCGGCATATTTCCAAACTGGCCAAACGACAAAACATCACCTGCTACCGGGTGTATGATGATGATATCCCCGAATTCCCCTTCAGCATTGAGATATATGAAGATCACGTATACATCGCGGAATATCATCGCAAGCACGGAATGGAAGAAGATGCCCACGAAGCCTGGCTCGACAACTGCCTGGAACTCATCAGCAAGGTACTCAACATCCCACCTGCCAATATCTGGGTAAAACAGCGGCAGCGCAAGGAAAACCGCCAAAGCCAGTACGAAAAACTCAGCATAGAAAGCCAGGAAATGACCGTCCACGAAAACGGGCTGAAATTCAAAATCAACCTGTCTGACTACCTCGATACCGGCCTTTTCCTCGACCATCGCATCACCCGGAGCATGGTACGCGATGAAGTGAAAGATAAAAAAGTACTCAACCTGTTCTGCTACACCGGCTCCTTCTCCGTATATGCCGCTGCCGGCGGCGCGGCTGAAGTTACTTCTGTAGACCTCTCCAAAACATACCTGGCCTGGGCTGAAGAGAATATGCGCCTTAACGGCTTCGATCCGTCCAAACATCCTTTTGTACATGCCGATGTGCTGCAATACCTCGATTCGCTCAAATTAAACACCTTCGACCTCGTTATCATGGACCCGCCCACCTTCTCCAACAGCAAACGGATGAAGGAATTCCTCGATATACAACGGGACCATGCCGAACTGCTCAACAAGGTGCTGCTGGCCACCAAAAAAGACGGTGTAGTATACTTCAGTAATAACTACCGGCGCTTTGTACTGGAAGCAGACAAAATCAACGCATCCTCCATCAAGGATATCACTAATCAAACCTTGCCCTTCGATTTCCAGCAGAAGATGATCCGTAAATGTTACCGGCTGATCAAATAA
- a CDS encoding YfbK domain-containing protein, translating to MRKFLLLLLLWGGSIQAQTIWVSGAVEDSITHRPLAGVTVSVMNDTAKVLTNAFGLFKLGIPATVAKLLLTREGYHPLQITVKNTDRLLITLSPIRKAPDAIALAKASARTRQYSNPNYGNVGMGVNAFFNETYGTTYENRFTRAKVRPVSVFAVDVDRASYSNVRRFLRLKEPVPVDAVRIEEMVNYFHYDYPLPPEGKTMALYSRYTTCPWEPSHQLLQIAMRAKALQTDSLPPSNLVFLIDVSGSMGTPNKLPLLQAAFRILVNNLRPADKVAIVTYSSEPGVKLQATSGEEKEKILNAIDNLSAGGATAGEAAIKMAYQIAAEQFVPNGNNRVILATDGDFNVGLTSDAEMEELITQKKESGVLLTCLGFGMKNYKDSKLQALSSKGNGNFAYIDDLEEASKIFAREFGSTLFTVARDVQTEVTFNPAVVKSYRLVGYENKVFDVDTSAHEKYGGGIVGSGHCAVALYEIMPQDGALPADSLLARVKISYRNPQDAVLQYVKTDISTASSSFEAAPDDFRFAASVALFGMILRNSAYRGCGDADMVMDIARKALGKDREGYRQEFLKLVKIVRKTKY from the coding sequence ATGCGAAAGTTCCTTTTACTCTTATTGTTATGGGGTGGAAGTATACAAGCGCAAACAATATGGGTGTCGGGAGCGGTGGAGGACAGTATTACCCATCGTCCTCTTGCCGGTGTTACCGTGAGCGTTATGAACGATACGGCGAAAGTATTGACCAATGCTTTCGGCCTTTTTAAACTGGGGATTCCCGCTACTGTGGCGAAGCTGTTGCTTACCCGGGAAGGTTACCATCCCCTGCAGATCACGGTTAAAAACACGGACCGTCTGCTGATAACATTGTCGCCTATACGTAAAGCCCCTGACGCTATAGCGCTGGCTAAAGCCAGTGCCCGTACCCGACAGTACAGTAACCCCAACTACGGCAATGTAGGCATGGGCGTTAATGCTTTTTTCAATGAAACATATGGCACCACTTATGAAAACAGGTTCACCCGTGCAAAGGTGCGCCCGGTATCTGTTTTTGCGGTGGATGTGGACAGAGCCTCCTACAGTAATGTACGCCGTTTCCTGCGGCTGAAAGAGCCGGTACCGGTGGATGCTGTACGGATAGAGGAGATGGTCAATTATTTCCATTATGACTATCCGTTGCCGCCGGAAGGTAAAACCATGGCGTTATACAGCCGTTATACTACCTGTCCCTGGGAACCGTCGCATCAGCTGCTGCAGATTGCGATGAGGGCCAAAGCTTTGCAGACAGACAGTCTGCCGCCCAGCAACCTGGTATTTCTGATCGATGTTTCCGGGTCTATGGGTACACCTAACAAACTGCCTCTCCTGCAGGCCGCCTTCCGTATACTGGTCAATAACCTGCGTCCGGCTGATAAAGTAGCAATCGTTACTTATTCCAGTGAGCCTGGAGTCAAGTTACAGGCCACTTCCGGCGAGGAGAAAGAAAAAATATTAAATGCGATCGATAACCTCAGCGCAGGCGGAGCTACTGCCGGAGAAGCTGCTATTAAAATGGCTTATCAGATAGCCGCCGAGCAGTTTGTTCCTAATGGCAATAATCGCGTTATTCTGGCTACTGATGGCGATTTTAATGTAGGCCTCACCAGCGATGCTGAGATGGAAGAGCTGATCACACAAAAGAAAGAGAGCGGTGTATTACTGACTTGTCTGGGCTTTGGTATGAAGAATTATAAGGACTCCAAGCTGCAGGCTTTGTCCAGCAAGGGGAACGGCAACTTCGCCTATATCGACGATCTGGAGGAGGCGAGCAAAATTTTTGCACGTGAGTTTGGCAGCACGCTCTTTACTGTTGCCAGGGATGTGCAGACAGAAGTGACTTTTAACCCCGCTGTAGTAAAATCGTATAGGCTTGTAGGTTATGAGAACAAAGTGTTTGATGTAGATACCTCTGCTCATGAGAAATATGGCGGTGGTATTGTGGGCAGCGGACACTGTGCGGTAGCGCTCTACGAGATTATGCCACAGGATGGAGCCTTACCGGCAGATAGTCTGCTGGCAAGGGTAAAAATCTCTTACCGTAATCCGCAGGACGCTGTTTTACAATATGTCAAAACAGATATCAGCACAGCTTCTTCCTCTTTTGAGGCGGCGCCGGATGATTTCCGGTTTGCCGCCTCAGTGGCTTTGTTTGGTATGATACTGCGCAACTCTGCCTACCGGGGTTGCGGTGATGCTGATATGGTGATGGACATAGCCCGCAAGGCCCTGGGCAAAGACAGGGAAGGGTATCGCCAGGAATTCCTCAAGCTGGTGAAAATAGTACGTAAAACGAAGTACTGA